ATTGTGGCCCATACCTTACAAGTACCTTTTTACCAGCTCAGCGCCATCAGCAGCGGAGTAAAAGATGTACGTGAAGTAATAGAGCAGGCCAAACAGCAAACCCAGGCCATCTTATTCATAGATGAGATCCACCGCTTCAACAAAGGACAGCAGGACGCCCTGCTGGGAGCAGTGGAAAAAGGCACCATCACATTAATAGGCGCCACCACCGAAAACCCTTCGTTCGAGGTTAATGCGGCCCTTTTAAGCCGCAGCCAGGTATACGTGCTCAAAGCCCTCACGGAAGAAGCAATGGTACGACTGCTGCAACATGCGCTGCAAAACGACAGCACATTGCAGCAATACAATATAGAACTACAGGAAACGGCCGCCCTCATCAATATCTCAGGCGGCGATGCGCGCAAGCTGCTGAACCTGTTCGAACTGGTAGTGCTTTCAGCGCCGGCAGCCGATAAACTCGTCATCACCGACCAGCTTGTCATGTCTATTGCCCAGAAAAGAGTAGCGCTTTACGATAAACAGGGAGAACAGCATTACGATATCATTTCCGCCTTCATCAAAAGTATGCGCGGAAGCGACCCCAACGGCGCCGTATACTGGCTCGCACGTATGATAGAAGGTGGTGAAGATGTAAAATTCATCGCCCGCAGGATGCTCATCTTTGCTAGCGAAGATATCGGCAACGCCAATGCCAACGCATTGCTGTTGGCCAATGCCACCTTCGATGCCGTTACCAAAATAGGATATCCCGAGTCAAGGATCATCCTGTCGCAGTGCGCCATCTACCTCGCATCATCGCCCAAAAGCAATGCCTCCTATATGGCCATAGGCGATGCCATAGCAACCGTACACAAGCAGGGCGACCTGCCCGTTCCGCTTCATTTGCGCAACGCACCTACCAGGCTCATGAAAAATCTCGATTACGGCAAAGATTATAAATACGCACACTCCTTTGAAGGCAACTTTGCCGAACAGGAATTTTTACCCGATAAGATCAGCGGAGCCAAATTCTACGACCCCGGCAAAAACGCAAGGGAAGAAGAGCTCAGACGCTTTCTGAGAGAACGCTGGAAAGATAAATATGGATACTAAACGCTATTGCCTTTATTAAACAAAATGTTCCTGAATGAGACTGAGCATCACCTGCCGGCATTTTAAAGACCTGGCCCCTCACGAAATCTATGCATTCATGCGTTTACGCAGCGAGGTGTTTGTGGTTGAGCAAAGCTGCATTTATCTTGATGCAGATAATATAGACCAGTATTGCTATCACCTGCTGTTGCGCGATGGAACAGAGATCGCCGCTTATGCCAGGTTGGTCCCCCCGGGCGTATCCTATACCGAAACTTCAATAGGCAGAATTGTTACCAATCCCGCCTATCGCGGCCAGGGCAACGGCAAGCAACTCATCAACATAGCGCTGGAAGAATGTTCCCGCCTGTTTGGCGTTGGCCCCGTTAAAATAGGCGCACAACTCTACCTGAAAGAATTCTATAAAGCCTTTGGCTTCGTTCCCGTAAGTGAAGTATATGACGAAGACGGCATAGAGCATATCAAAATGCTGCTGACACCTAACCCTTCAACTCTGTTTTAAGGAAACGGGCAGTATGGCTTTCTTTGTTTTTGATCATCTCTTCGGGTGTACCCTCAAAAAGGATGCGCCCGCCGCCATCACCACCTTCCAGGCCCACATCAATAATATGATCGGCCACCTTTATCACATCCAGGTTATGTTCTATCACTAATACCGTATTACCACGATCTACCAGTTTATTCAGCACCTCAAGCAGGTGTTGAATATCCTGGAAGTGAAGCCCGGTAGTAGGCTCGTCGAGAATATAAAATGTTTTGCCCGTATCTTTCTTGGCCAGCTCTGTAGCCAGTTTCACTCGCTGAGCCTCTCCCCCGCTAAGGGTAACCGCGCTCTGCCCAAGTGTTATATATCCCAGCCCCACATCCTGCAACACCTTTATCTTACGGAACAGGTAAGGCACCGCTTCAAAGAAATCACACGCTTCATCAACAGTCATGTTCAGCACATCGCTGATCGACTTGCCCTTATACCTGATCTCAAGCGTTTCCCTGTTATACCTTTTGCCGTTACACTTTTCACAGTGCACATATACGTCGGGAAGGAAATTCATTTCAATCACCCGCATACCGCCGCCTTCACAAACATCACAACGGCCACCTTTTACATTAAACGAAAACCGGCCGGGATTATACCCCCTGATCTTGGCTTCAGGAACGGCAGCGAACAACTGCCTGATCTCTGTAAAGAAACCGCAGTAGGTAGCCGGGTTACTTCTTGGCGTACGGCCAATAGGCGACTGGTCAATCTCTATCACCTTATCAATATGCTCCAACCCCTTTACACTTTTATAAGGCAGCGGTGTCATCCGGCTGTTATAACAATGTTTGGAGAGGATGGGATACAAAGTTTCATTAATAAGCGTACTCTTACCGCTGCCGCTCACGCCGGTTACCAGTACCAGCTTACCAAGCGGGAATTTCACCGATATGTTCTTCAGGTTATTACCGGTAGCGCCCTTCAGTTCAAGATGAAGCCCGTTACCCTTTCTGCGGGTTGCCGGTACTTCAATACCCTTTTTACCGTTCAGGTAAGAAGCCGTATCGGATGGCGCACGCAGCACCTGCTCAGGAGAGCCCTGGGCAACGATATGACCGCCATACTTGCCTGCACGCGGACCTATATCAACCAGGTAATCTGCCGCCAGCATAATATCCTTATCATGCTCCACCACCAGTACACTATTGCCAATATCACGCAGGTTACGCAATGCAACAATCAACTGGTGGTTATCGCGCTGGTGTAAACCAATGGAAGGTTCATCGAGAATATAAGTAATCCCCTGTAACTGCGATCCTATCTGCGTTGCCAGCCTTATACGCTGCGATTCACCACCGCTGAGCGTACGGGAAGGCCTGTTCAGCGTAAGATAAGTAAGCCCTACATCAAGCAGGAACTGTAACCTTTCCCTTATTTCTTTCAGGATATCTTTTGCTATTGCATTCTGCTTATCGGAAAGCCTTTTCTCGATACCTGTAAACCAGGTCATCAGCTTATCAAGGTTCAGGGAGCTTACCTCCGCAATATTCCTTTCATCGACCTTGAACCAGAGACTTTCCTTTTTTAAACGGGCGCCTTCGCAGGCAGGACAGGTTTTAAGTTCCATAAACTGTTCTGCCCACTCCCGGGTACTTTCACTGCTGCCCGCAAACCAGCGGCGGATCATGGGAATGATCCCTTCAAACTCACCATCGTAAGGCGTCGACGCCATCGATTCATCAAAATCTTCTACCTCCTGGCTGCCGCCTTCGGCATTACCATAAAGCAGGATATTAAGACCGGCTGCAGGAAGATCCTTCACCGGTTTATCGAGACTGATCTTATTCTTCCGGGCAATTTGTGCAACAGTTTTAAACATATGTGCTTCCCGCTCTTCCCCCAGCGGCGCTATACCACCTTCACGGATACTTTTATCCGGTTCAGGCAAAATAGCCTCCATACTTATAGAGTATACATTTCCCAATCCTTTACACGAAGGGCACGCACCATAGGGCGAGTTAAAGGAAAACGCATTGGGAGAAGGTTCTTCATAACTGATGCCCGTATCTACGCACATCAGTTGCTTTGAGTACTGCACCAGGATATCTTCTTTGGACCCGCCATCTACCAGCAAAAACATCAGGTCCTTGCCCGACTTCAGCGTTTGCTGTACACTCTGGCTCAGGCGCACCTTCATATCATCGGTCACCTGTAAACGGTCAATTACCACCTCAATATCATGGATCTTGTACCTGTCGAGCTGCATCCGGGGTGTGATATCCAGCACCTCGCCATCTACCCTCACCTTTAAGAAACCCTTTTTACGGATCTCTTCAAAAAGCTCGCGGTAATGCCCTTTACGGCCACGCACCAACGGAGACAGCAGCGTTATTTTCTTACTTTTAAATTTTTTGAATATGTTGTCAACGATCTCCTCTTCGCTGAACTTGGTCATCTTCTTGCCCGTATTGTAGCTGTAAGCTTCGCCTATACGTGCATAAAGCAAACGCAGGAAATCGTATAATTCGGTAATAGTACCTACCGTGGAGCGGGGATTCTTATTGGTGGTCTTTTGTTCGATAGATATAACCGGGCTCAGGCCAAGGATCTTGTCCACGTCAGGCCGTTCCATATCGCCCATGAACTGGCGGGCATAGGCGCTGAAGCTTTCCATATACCTGCGCTGTCCTTCGTTATAAATAGTATCGAAAGCCAGCGACGATTTGCCACTGCCACTCACGCCTGTAAATACAACGAGTTTATTCTTAGGAATACTTATATCAAGATTTTTCAGGTTATGTTCCCTGGCGCCAAATACCTCAATTTTTTCCGTCGCTTCTGCCACTGTTTCGGGGAGACTCTTTTCTTTAACTGCCATAATAACTTGTGTCGGTCATCGAAGGTAGAACAAAGTACGTTAGATATTGTTGAAGAAAAAGTTATGGTCTGAAATCTGAAAATGGCATAGTAATTGGCTACCCTGATCTAAAACATGAAAGTTATGAAAACCCTGAAAATGTCAGTAACGGGCCTGTTGAGCGCCGTAATATTATTTTCTTCCTGCAAAACCTGGAACAATAGCCAGAAAGGCGCAGCTGTAGGCGTAGGCGGCGGAGCCGCTGCCGGTGCCGTTATAGGCAAAATATCAGGCAACACTGCCTTGGGAACCATTATCGGCGCTGCCGTAGGTGGCACAGCCGGCGCTATCATCGGCCGTAAAATGGACAAACAGGCAGAAGATATCAAAACCCAGGTTCCTGATGCTAAAGTAGAAAGGGTGAACGAAGGCATTACCGTTGAATTCAGCAGTAAAGTACTCTTCGGATTCGACAGCTACAGCCTTACCGATGCCTCCCGCGGTTCTCTGGATAAACTCATTAAAGTGCTGAACACTTATCCCGATACCAACGTAGAAGTTCAGGGACATACCGACAACAAAGGTACTGCCGCTTATAACGACAAGCTGTCATTACAACGTGCAGAATCAGTTGCCAGCTATGTGAAATCACATGGCATCGCTTCTTCCCGTATCACTACCAGGGGTTTTGGCTTTAACGCCCCCAAATACACCAACGATACCGAAGACGGCCGCGCGCAAAACCGCCGCGTAGAATTCGTGATCACCGCCAACGAAAAAATGAAATCAGAAGCCGCACAACAGGCTAATCAATAATAAGATCTGTAAACGTTAAGAGAAACGAGGCTGTGTCAATTAAAACACAGCCTCGTTTTTTTGTGCATTCACCCCAACTTCCTGATTCTCACTCCCCTACCCCGTCAGCCAGTCATCTCTACTCCATTCCTTATATTATTTTTAAAAAGAATAATTGGCAATTCAGAAAAAAGAGGAATTTTTGTAATATATCACCTATAACCTTTATGAAGTTCCTTTTAAAGATTTTCCTTGCATTCCTGGTATGCGCACAACTCATTGCCTGTACAAAAGAATACAGTAAAGAGGGCGGCAACCATGTTGTAATACCGCCTCCTGAACCGCCAGTTCCACCTAATGAGCCAGTGAAAACAGATACTGCAGTATATGTAGCCGGCTATTACAGCGTCTTCAGGGATGGCGTATTTACAGCCGTCAGCCTTGCAGTCATATGGCGCAACGGAGTACCCATCGTACTAACAGACAGCACACACCATGCCCGCGCACAGGATGTTGTTGCCGTTGGCGACGATCTCTATGCAGTAGGATTTGAATACACCGACGATCCCCTCATCCGCAAAGCCATGCTCTGGAAAAATGGCGTCCCCACCGCATTAAGCGATGGCAAAACCGACGCCGTAGCCTATTCTATCATAGTAGATGGCTCAGACGTATACATAGGCGGTTTCGCAAGAAAAGGCGACCGCCTGAACAAATCAGTCGCTACCCTTTGGAAAAACGGCGTAGCCCTCTCCCTCACAGATGGCCTCTATAATGCCTACATCTTCAGTATCACCAAACACGGCAGCGATATTTATTGCGGGGGCTCGGAATGGAATCGCTCCTCCATCGAAGTCGCCAAATACTGGAAGAATGGGGTCGCCGTATCACTCAGCGATGGCCTGTATAAAAATGTTATCTCCGGCATCATTGCAGACGGCAATGGCGTTTACGCTTCCGGCACTCAAACACCGATGAACACCCGGGAAACAAGACAAGCGCTGTTGTGGAACAACAAAACCCGTACAGCACTAACCGATGGAAAAACACATAACGCCAGCGCCAACGCCATTCTCCGCATTGGCACAGACTTTTATGTAGCCGGTATGGACGAAAGGTTTGCCGTTATCTGGAAAAACCAGGTACCCACCTACATCGCCGACAAAAGTTATTGGGCCAGTTATGCAGCTGATCTTTGCGTGTTTGGAAACGACTTCTACGCCGTTGGCAACATCGTACTGGATGACCCCAGCTATCCATTATACCCCGTTCTCTGGAAAAACAACCAGGAAACCCGCCTCGAAAACAATGGCGGAGGGGGTGAAGCCTTTAGCGTATTTGTAAGGGAAGAAAAGAAGTAAAAGATTGATAAATGACGCCGCCCGCAATAGCCGCAAACACTTTCACATGGCCGGCTTAGATGCTGCACTATATCATAACTAACCTCAAATGCAAAAACAAAGAAGGGTGAGCATATCAGGAAATGATACGCCCACCCTTCTTAAATAGCACTTCAATATTCAAATAGTATTACATAAGATCTTCAGCACACATGGTGTCAGTGCTTCTTTGCATTAGTTTTAGCACTGCTCCAGCGCCTGCAATATATCTGCAGCAATATCATCGATATACTCAAGACCTACAGACACCCTGATCAACCCCGGCGTAATACCTACAGCCAGCTGATCCGCTTCACTGAGTTTGGAATGGGTAGTAGAAGCAGGATGCGATGCAATGGTGCGGCTGTCTCCCAGGTTTGAAGTAAGCGTGATCATTTTCAGCGCATTCATAAAGGTTACGCCGGCATTCAAACCACCTTTTAATTCAAACGTGATCAAACCACCGCCACGGCTCATTTGCTTCTTCGCGATCTCGTATGCCGGGTGACTTGGCAGGAAAGGATATTTCACACCATTCAGCTTTGGATGGCCTTCCAGTTTCTTAGCCAATGCTTCAGCATTGTTGGAATGCCTTTCCATACGCACATCGAGCGTTTCAAGACTTTTGGTCAATACCCATGCATTGAATGGCGCCATAGAAGGACCGGTATTCCGGCAGAACAGGTAGATCTCGCGAACCAGTTCTTTTTTACCAACAACAATACCTCCCAATACACGCCCCTGGCCATCTATCCATTTGGTAGCGGAATGCACCACCAGGTCGGCGCCGAATGCTATAGGGCGTTGAAGATTAGGCGTAGCGAAACAGTTATCGACACAAAAGATGATGTTATGCTTTTTAGCCAGCTTACCCACCTTTTCCATATCAACGATATCCAGGCCGGGGTTGGTTGGCGTTTCAAGATAGATCAGTTTGGTATTGGGCTTTATCAGCGCCTCCCAGCTGTCTATATCGCTTGCTTCGCCATAGGAGTATTCAATGCCCCATTTAGGCATATACTTCGTCAGCAAAGTATGTGTAGAGCCGAATACAGAAGAACAGCTTAAGATATGATCCCCGCTTTGCAGGAAGGTCATAAACGTTCCAAAGATGGCCGCCATACCACTGGCGCAGGAGAACCCTGCTTCCGCGCCCTCCAGGGCACACATCTTATCGGTGAACTCCTGTACGGTAGGGTTACTGAAACGGGTATAGATGTTATGGTCGTTAACTTCATTAAAAGCATCACGCATATCCTCTGCACTGTCGAAACGGAAGCTGGAGGTCATAAACAAAGGCGTGCTGTGTTCGTTTTCATCAGTACGCTGTGTCTGAATACGGATAGCGTTGGTATTAGGATGCGGCATGTTGAGATTTTTGGGGCTATTGAGATCTATGTTTACACAGTTACAGGTTTACCATTCACATTTACCTGCCATTTGAGGTCACCTCCGGCGCGGCGTAATGTTTCGGCAACAGAACAGTATTTGTTCATAGACAGTTCTGCCGCACGATAGGCTTTGGTTTCATCGATGTTGCCGGTAAGGTCAAACACAACGGTTACGTCTTGCCAGAGCGAAGGTTCTTTGCCGGGTTCGCGTTCGCCGTCGATATGAATAGAGAAATCTGTTATTTCCTGCCTTTGTTTCTGAAGGATAGAAACAACGTCAACCGCGCTGCATCCTCCCAAACCTGCCAGCAATACCTGCATAGGTCTGAAACCATTGCCGGTACCGCCTTTCTCCACGGGAATATCCATGCGGAGCTGCTGGTTGTTGGTATCTGTTGCCGTAAAGCCATACTCCCCCTGTGTGCGGGATAATTCTATTAAAGCCATAGCAAAAAAATTTGTGGGGCAAAGATAGAACTAAACACCGCTGGTTCAGCATTTTTTGACCTAGGCTATTGTCACCTGCTTTTCGAGGTAAACATCCTGTATAGCCTGAAGTAACTGAGCCCCTTCGGCCAAAGGACGCTGAAACGCCTTCCGGCCCGATATCAGCCCCATACCGCCTGCTCTTTTGTTGATGACAGCCGTTGTTACCGCTTCTTTCAGATCGGACTCGCCTGAGGATGCACCGCCGGAATTGATCAGTCCCGCACGCCCGTTATAACAGTTGAGCACCTGGTAACGGCACAGATCAATAGGATGACCGGAAGCCAGTTGAGTATACATTCTTTCATCCAGTTTGCCGTAACTGCTGCCGCCCATGTTCAGCGCCTTGAAGCCACCGTTATTTTCAGGCAGCTTCTGCTTTATGATATCCGCTTTAATGGTCACTCCCAGGTGGTTAGCCTGGCCCGTAAGATCGGCAGACACATGATAATCCACGCCATCCTTTTTAAACGCGTTATTGCGGATATAACACCAGAGTATCGTTGCCATTCCAAGAGAATGCGCCTCCTCAAAAGCATGTGCCACTTCAACGATCTGCCGGTCCGATTCCGGTGAACCAAAATAAATGGTAGCGCCCACAGCTGTAGCGCCCATATTCCAGGCATCTCTTACAGAACCAAACATGATCTGGTCATATTTATTGGGATAGGTCAACAATTCGTTATGGTTGAGCTTTACGATCAGCGGAATTTTATGCGCATATTTCCTCGCCACAAACGACAAAGCACCAAAAGTGGTAGCTACAGCGTTACACCCGCCCTCGATAGCCAGCTTTACAATATTTTCGGGATCGAAATAAATGGGATTAGGTGCAAAAGAAGCGCCTGCACTATGTTCAATGCCCTGATCTACAGGCAGTATGGAAAGATAACCCGTACCCGCCAGCCTGCCGGTATTAAACAACGCACCAAGACTTTTCAGCGTAGGTATATTCCTGTCCGATATGCCGAACACCGTATCTACAAACTGGGGAGAGGGCAGTAATAACTGGTCTTTGGAAACTGTTGAGCAGTTATGCTCCAACAAGCTGGCTGCCTGATCGCCAAGCAACGCGGTAATTTTTTCAAAAGTCATAGTATAATATTTTCCTGCCATTGATTCCCGCAATAATCCTGCCTACCGGTAATTACAATAGTCCGCCCTTACAACAGCGGCCCGGTTCTGCCTGCCAATCCCTACCAGCCATTTCAACCTTATATGGTACCGTAGCAGGAAGTTTTACGTGTCAAGGTATCTATATTGCAGCTTTACAGTGCTGTCTTTACTTTCCTGTAAGCGTTGCTATCATACCCGAAGCGTTCTTATTGCCGGGATATACTTCCAGGGCCTTCCTATAATTGGCCAGGGCTTTTCGCTTGCGCCCTTTGCTTTTGTAACAGTCACCGATAAGTTCATAACAATAGGAAAGATCTTCCGGGCGCCCCTTTAATTCCAAAGCAGTTTCAAACACCCGGATAGCATCATCCAGCTTATTTCTGCGTTGTACGTATTTGCCGGTGCTTATCAGGTCGCCGATCTCAAAACCAAAATCATACAGGTCCTGCTCTTCAGCCTTCAGCATACGGTAATAATTCAATCCATCATCAACATTGGCCAGCACCCTGTCACGAATAGACAGGTAAACAGATCTACGCGGAACCGTAAAAGGTTTATGCTGTAAAGCATTCAGTATCGCCGTTTTTAAAGGCCATACTTTCATCTGCTGGTTGTTGGTCATCATAACAATGAGGGTACGGTCACGAACATGATAATAAAAAGCAGCCTCGTAATTACTATTGGAGCCCTGGTGCTGATGCCATACCACGGTATCTCCTTCGAATACGACTGTACCCAAACTGCTTTCTCCTCCCGGAAAATTCCGGCCCAGGGTTCTCAAAGAAGCCTCGTTAATTACTTTGCCCTGATGCAATGCCATTACCCATCTGTAAAGGTCTCCAATTGGCAGCCTTACCCAGCCTTTTACGCCGCCCTCGCGATACAGCACATTATGCCCTTCATTGTCGAAAGCCCTTGCCATACCCGCTGCATCAACCGGGTAATCCACAAGTGACTGCGTCATACCTGCCGGTTTGAAAAGATATTCCTGTATAAAATCCTGGTAACTTAGCCCGCTAACCTTTTCAATGATCCGTCGCTGCAACGATACATTGATGTTGTTGTAAATATAGACGGTACCGGGCGCTGCCGCCAATGCCTTCAGTGTGATCAGGCTACTATGTATTAAAGAATCGGTGCCATCTGCCGCCGGGCCGAGTACGGGAATGCCACTGGTATAATTGAGCAGGTGCGCCACCTTAACCTGGCCGGCCCAGGAAGGAAATTCAGGAAAGAACTTCGACAAACTATCCTCCAGCGATAACTTACCTTGCTCACAAAGCACCATGATAGCGGCCCCGTTAAATTCCTTGCTAACAGATCCTATGTCAAATTTAAACTCACGGGAGAGCGGCACCATCGTGGAAACATCGGCAAAGCCGAAAGAATGCAGATAAATATTATTCTGACAGACAACCATGATGTTGCCGTTAAAGATGCCACGCTTATAAGCAGTTTGCATAATAGAATCTACCAGTTTCATTTCCTGCTGGGCATAAGCAGCGATGGTAATACCCAGCCAAAAGCAAATTCCAAGGGCGAGTTGTTTCTTCATTAAAATCTATAGTTTGGTAACAGCGCAATCTCCTGCGCCTCATATACACGACAATATTAATATTATATTTTACCACGATACAAATAAATTGGAAGAGCGGTTTAACCGAAACAGCATCTCTTTAACTTCGCTGCATGAAAACAGCAAGCATCCATGAGTTGAAAAATGAATTAAACGCATTGCCGCCGGCAGAACTGATGGAATTATGTCTTCGTCTTGCCAAATTCAAAAAAGAGAACAAGGAGCTGCTCACCTTCCTGCTCTTTGAAGCGCATGACCTGCAAAGCTATATCGAAGGTGTTAAAGCCTATATGGATGAAGAATTTGCAACCTTGCCAGCCAGCCCCTATTTTCAGAAAAAGGCTTTACGCAAAACGCTGAAAGGTGTCAATAAACATATCAAATATGCAGCGGCAAAAGAAGCAGAAATAGAGCTGCTGCTTTACTTCTGTCATAAAATAAAGCAATCAGGCATCCGGCTTGAAAGTTATACTGTGCTCAATAACCTCTTCCAGCAACAGGTAAAGAAGATCAAAAAGGCGATAGACAGCCAGCACGAAGACCTGCAATACGACTACCTGAAGCAGCTGGAAAAGATCACAGATCTATAAGAGTTTAAGTAACCAACGAAAACCAAAGATGCATCAGCCTGCAATTACCTGATACAACTATTGGCATTCACGCTTTAAGCAGGCAGCATACAGCGCAACCGGAACGTTAATAATATCCGGAAATGGCCGGGCGCCTACATGGCTCATGACTATAGCCAACCACGCTACGGGACATCCCGGCAGGTCTATAAAAAATGAAGGCCGCATTTAGACAAATGCCGCCTTGCTATCAACACAAACAAAGAATGAGAAAGTTTATAATTATTTTCCCAGTAACCCGTCTATGGTAACTGCTGCATAATACAGCGCACCTAAAGTAGGACCACCGGCATATTGGATATAGTTATTATTGAAAATGTTGGAACCACCGATCTTGAGCGTTGTTTTGGAAGCAGGCACCCTTACAGTTACCTGGGCATCAACCGTATTTATGGCAGGCACCCTGCCTGTTACCAGCGGGCTCTCCCACAGGAAAGACTGCTGCCATTTATAAACGACACTGAAGCCTACGTTCTTAACGATCTCCCGGTTGCTAAAGCTGATATTGGCAGACCATTCCGGCGTATTAAAACCGGTTACGAAAATATCATCACTGCTGCCGGATTTCAGCTTATTAAAGCTGGTATTACCACCTATCGAGAACTTCTTATAGAAATTGTAAGCGGTACCTATCGCAAAACCATAGTTGGTGTACTTGTTCTTGGCGTTAGTGTACACACGATACCTGTCCTGTCCCTTGCTGGCGCCATTGTTACCATCGGCGCTGGCAGTAGTAGCATCCCTGTTCCTGTCGAGCATTGCTATCACGGCAGCATCGGAACCTACTGTTTCACCTTTAGGAACAAACACCTGCACCTGGCCAAGGAAGCCATCGTAGGTATTGGTATAAGCGTCTATATCGATAGAAAGCTTGTTATTCAGCAACACACTTTTATAACCTATTTCAAACGATTTAATTCTTTCAGGCCTTGCTTCCGGCAGGTTGGCCACCACCAGCAGGTTCCTGTTAGCCAGGGCTGCCGCATCGGTGGAGTTAGCTGTTTTTACTGCCGCATTGAAATTCGCTACAGAACTTTGTGTATAGCTGTTTTCCAGGTAGCCCAATCCTTTGTTGATATAAGACAGGCTTCCCACCCTCTTTACACGGCCGTTGTTCACATAAGATAACGCTTCGAACAAAGCCGGGAAACGATATCCCTGCTGATAAGTAACACGGAAGTTATGACGTTTGGCAGCTGTATATACCGCAGCAACACGCGGCGTAAACTTCCCTTTGAATTCGGGGTTGAGATCGTAACGCAGTGAAGCAAAGAGTTTCAGCTTTTCTTCCCAGAATGTTTTGGTAGCCTGTGCAAAGCCGCCATATTTTTTATACAATACGTTTTTACCAAAGCTACCATCGGCCAATGGCTTATTACGTTCTTCAATAGAACGGCTGAAATCAACGAAGTTGTTACCATCGGGTATTACCTCGTAGATTCGCGCATCACCGCCAACAAGCAGGTTCACCCATTTAACGGTATTGCTGAGATCCCACTGCCCTTCTATATGATACATGCGGCTTTTCTGGATCAGCGCAGAACCGCCTGTAACCGGTGCGTCGGGAATAAGACTTGACTTTATATCCCAGTTATTGATATGACGGATAACATTTAAGATAGAGTCGAAGCGGGCTGTACCAGGCTCTGCGCGGCCGGCGTCGGCGGCTGCCCTGGCGTACTTGTTGGCAGCTGCAAAATTTGCGGAGGTAAGCCCATTATTAGCTGTACCATAAGCATTCAACGCATTTTTGTATTTGGCGCCCCAGGCGCTGTTGCTGCCGCCG
The Filimonas effusa genome window above contains:
- a CDS encoding replication-associated recombination protein A, translated to MSSATPLAERMRPETLDDLVGQEHLTGKGSILRNAIDKGTIPSMILWGPPGVGKTTIANIVAHTLQVPFYQLSAISSGVKDVREVIEQAKQQTQAILFIDEIHRFNKGQQDALLGAVEKGTITLIGATTENPSFEVNAALLSRSQVYVLKALTEEAMVRLLQHALQNDSTLQQYNIELQETAALINISGGDARKLLNLFELVVLSAPAADKLVITDQLVMSIAQKRVALYDKQGEQHYDIISAFIKSMRGSDPNGAVYWLARMIEGGEDVKFIARRMLIFASEDIGNANANALLLANATFDAVTKIGYPESRIILSQCAIYLASSPKSNASYMAIGDAIATVHKQGDLPVPLHLRNAPTRLMKNLDYGKDYKYAHSFEGNFAEQEFLPDKISGAKFYDPGKNAREEELRRFLRERWKDKYGY
- a CDS encoding GNAT family N-acetyltransferase — encoded protein: MRLSITCRHFKDLAPHEIYAFMRLRSEVFVVEQSCIYLDADNIDQYCYHLLLRDGTEIAAYARLVPPGVSYTETSIGRIVTNPAYRGQGNGKQLINIALEECSRLFGVGPVKIGAQLYLKEFYKAFGFVPVSEVYDEDGIEHIKMLLTPNPSTLF
- the uvrA gene encoding excinuclease ABC subunit UvrA, whose amino-acid sequence is MAVKEKSLPETVAEATEKIEVFGAREHNLKNLDISIPKNKLVVFTGVSGSGKSSLAFDTIYNEGQRRYMESFSAYARQFMGDMERPDVDKILGLSPVISIEQKTTNKNPRSTVGTITELYDFLRLLYARIGEAYSYNTGKKMTKFSEEEIVDNIFKKFKSKKITLLSPLVRGRKGHYRELFEEIRKKGFLKVRVDGEVLDITPRMQLDRYKIHDIEVVIDRLQVTDDMKVRLSQSVQQTLKSGKDLMFLLVDGGSKEDILVQYSKQLMCVDTGISYEEPSPNAFSFNSPYGACPSCKGLGNVYSISMEAILPEPDKSIREGGIAPLGEEREAHMFKTVAQIARKNKISLDKPVKDLPAAGLNILLYGNAEGGSQEVEDFDESMASTPYDGEFEGIIPMIRRWFAGSSESTREWAEQFMELKTCPACEGARLKKESLWFKVDERNIAEVSSLNLDKLMTWFTGIEKRLSDKQNAIAKDILKEIRERLQFLLDVGLTYLTLNRPSRTLSGGESQRIRLATQIGSQLQGITYILDEPSIGLHQRDNHQLIVALRNLRDIGNSVLVVEHDKDIMLAADYLVDIGPRAGKYGGHIVAQGSPEQVLRAPSDTASYLNGKKGIEVPATRRKGNGLHLELKGATGNNLKNISVKFPLGKLVLVTGVSGSGKSTLINETLYPILSKHCYNSRMTPLPYKSVKGLEHIDKVIEIDQSPIGRTPRSNPATYCGFFTEIRQLFAAVPEAKIRGYNPGRFSFNVKGGRCDVCEGGGMRVIEMNFLPDVYVHCEKCNGKRYNRETLEIRYKGKSISDVLNMTVDEACDFFEAVPYLFRKIKVLQDVGLGYITLGQSAVTLSGGEAQRVKLATELAKKDTGKTFYILDEPTTGLHFQDIQHLLEVLNKLVDRGNTVLVIEHNLDVIKVADHIIDVGLEGGDGGGRILFEGTPEEMIKNKESHTARFLKTELKG
- a CDS encoding OmpA family protein, producing MKTLKMSVTGLLSAVILFSSCKTWNNSQKGAAVGVGGGAAAGAVIGKISGNTALGTIIGAAVGGTAGAIIGRKMDKQAEDIKTQVPDAKVERVNEGITVEFSSKVLFGFDSYSLTDASRGSLDKLIKVLNTYPDTNVEVQGHTDNKGTAAYNDKLSLQRAESVASYVKSHGIASSRITTRGFGFNAPKYTNDTEDGRAQNRRVEFVITANEKMKSEAAQQANQ
- a CDS encoding trans-sulfuration enzyme family protein; its protein translation is MPHPNTNAIRIQTQRTDENEHSTPLFMTSSFRFDSAEDMRDAFNEVNDHNIYTRFSNPTVQEFTDKMCALEGAEAGFSCASGMAAIFGTFMTFLQSGDHILSCSSVFGSTHTLLTKYMPKWGIEYSYGEASDIDSWEALIKPNTKLIYLETPTNPGLDIVDMEKVGKLAKKHNIIFCVDNCFATPNLQRPIAFGADLVVHSATKWIDGQGRVLGGIVVGKKELVREIYLFCRNTGPSMAPFNAWVLTKSLETLDVRMERHSNNAEALAKKLEGHPKLNGVKYPFLPSHPAYEIAKKQMSRGGGLITFELKGGLNAGVTFMNALKMITLTSNLGDSRTIASHPASTTHSKLSEADQLAVGITPGLIRVSVGLEYIDDIAADILQALEQC